GATATTCTCCAAGGACCAGCGGTAATGTGGTGGAGTGGTAAGCCACTTGATAGAAATGCAGATTTTACCAAGTATGTcggaaagaatgaaaaaacaaaaataacgatGAAGCTGGCGGCCAAGGATGCACCTCCGCCACCACGCGAACCGGCTGTGGACGCCAAAACACAGTCAGAGATGATGGCTTTCTACTTTAAAAAGCaggaagaaatgaagaaactcATTGAAGACGAGGACCTCACCTATGGTAACAGTGCTTGGGCGGATCCCCGTGGGCTGAGGTCACAGTTGCACGGTTTCGATGGAGTTAAGTACAAACCTGGGTAAAATGTGAAGCAAGTACGTTTTTCTCCCCACGGGCACCTCGTATATTatttccattattattattattgttcccAATGGtctgctctttcttttttttttttgtcccctaCACTGCGAGGTAGTGTGCTCGCATCTACGTATGCCTCCTCGTGAATGCAACGAAACAACATGAGAATGAACGAGGAGAGTGATAAACTTCATGTTAGATTGTTATAGAAACTTCTCAAGTGCGTGCGTGGGGAGTACGTGTTGTACCTTGTCTATGCGCCACTGCTGTTGCGTTTTGTTCTCAGATCCCTTATCCCAATATTTTCGCTGTTTGCACCCGCCGGTTTACATCGATGGGTCCGAGCACTGTGTTTGTCGGTGCTCACCGCATGTGAAATACTTTCTCCTGCAGAGCGGATGCAACGCGTACTCACACGCACAGggttatacatatatacacatatgcatatttCCGTAGTGATAATAGCAAACATAAATTCTTTGACATACCCCTTTGCTTGTCCCTGGAGACCTCGATGTTCCTCAATGCACAACAATCGTACGGCTTTCACTTCTCTTaccctttcttttaaaaatacACCTAACCACCTCGTATCactataaaaaaatatatatatatatatatatagtataTAATAAATCATAGGTTTcaactctttttctcttaccTTCCCGGTAATAATGGGCGTAGACCTCACCGGAGTGCAGAAGAAGAAGCGGGTGGTACGCCACCACACCTACTCGACGAACCCGTACATAAAGCTTCTCATCAAGCTGTACAAGTTCCTTGGGAAACGTACCAATTCCCCATTCAATAAGCTCATTCACAAGCGTCTGCTCAAGAGCCGTAACAACCGTGCGCCCATCTCACTCAGCCGCATTGCTGTCTGCATGAGGCGCCGCACCGTATGGCttaagaaggggaagaagtcaCCAATTGCCGTCATTGTTGGTGACGTGCTCGATGATGTTCGCATGACCCGCATTCCAGCCCTCCGTATCTGCGCCCTCCGCTTCTCGAAGAGCGCCCGCGAGCGCATTACTGGTGCTGGTGGCGAGTGCTTAACCTTTGATCAGCTTGCGATGATGGCACCGACGGGGAAAAACACGATGTTGCTCCGTGGCCGTAAGTCTGGACGCGAATCAGTGAAACACTTTGGCGCTGCAGGTGTTCCTGGAAGCCACGCGAAACCGCATGTGTCGTCacgtggaaaggaaaggcagCGCTCGAGCAAACGGCGTCACGCCTTCCGTCACAAGTAGGTGGGGAAATGAAAGAGAGTTTGATTCAtcttttgtgtttatttccttctttagtAATTGGTTTTTGACCACGTTTACACCCCAAACattctcttgttttgttctgtGATGGAGGAGAGGTTGCGCTGGAGCCCTCTCCCCAGATTTGATTCACGTGAATGTGGCGCTTCTTTGCTATActgaaaaacaaaggttgtgcttccttttctttgattCTTTCCGTGCAGCGTTAGTTATGCCAGTGTTATTGGCGCCTTCATGTTACGGTGCGTGTTAGGCCTATCTCAACTTTCGGAACCAAACAAGGAAGTTATGGCACCTCCTAATATTTGGTGAATAAGCGTGAACGGTCGGAAGTAACAAAGGAACAGTCCACGTAGCAAGGGACAATTTCAAACGTCGGCAACACAAAAGGGGCTGGCGGGGGGCCGTGCGTGAGGGAAATCAGGGGTTAAGACAGCGGCCGCGTTGCTGTGCTCTTTCCTGCAAATTTAGGTCGTCTCGGCTTACTCGTTCGCGAGGTCCCACCTGGGCACCAACGGAGAATTTAGTTTTTTCTTATTCCTCCAGTTGTATCATTTGTATTCAATGATGATTGGAGAGCGAAACTAACGCCGGAGGTGATCCTATTGGGCGTGATTGCGAGCTACGTGATTCTATTCGCGCTTGCTTCTGTGCTTCACGAAGTAGGTGTCCGGCACACCAGCATTGTTCAAATGACACTCATAACTCCACTTCATTGGGTGATCGTGTGAGTTTATTACCTCGGTATGCCACTGCTGCCTTCTGGCCCCTGAAAACCTCCATTTTTttagctcttttttttcgccctCACTGCAACTATACATTTGGTAGTAACGTGAGACTTTGGGTGCATCCCGTGTGAGAGATGGTAGTCGTGCGATTGTAGTGCTGGAGT
The genomic region above belongs to Trypanosoma brucei brucei TREU927 chromosome 10, whole genome shotgun sequence and contains:
- a CDS encoding 60S ribosomal protein L18, putative yields the protein MGVDLTGVQKKKRVVRHHTYSTNPYIKLLIKLYKFLGKRTNSPFNKLIHKRLLKSRNNRAPISLSRIAVCMRRRTVWLKKGKKSPIAVIVGDVLDDVRMTRIPALRICALRFSKSARERITGAGGECLTFDQLAMMAPTGKNTMLLRGRKSGRESVKHFGAAGVPGSHAKPHVSSRGKERQRSSKRRHAFRHK